TCACGGAAGTGACTGCAGGCTTCGACCTGGCAGACTGTGGAGCGAAAGCGCCGGTCGACGCGGCGTTCTCCTATGTGGATCCGTCCACGATTACGCAGTACACTGCCCTTGCATCGCAATATGCCTTCGCCGATCACGTCCTTCAAAGCAATGAAGGTCCGAGCTTGCCCGCGCACCTCTACTTGATCGCGGCGACGTCGGGAAGCCAGGGCTCGCAGTTCAACATTTCGGAAAACGACGGATCTCCCGCGGGATGCAACGCGCCGGCCGGCAAGACGGTGCCCACCATCGACATGACGAGCAGTTTTCCGGGCGTTGAGAACAATCCGATCTTTCCGTGCATAAATCCGCTGACCATCTTCAACGAACTCGACCGCGCTCGAATCTCGTGGAAGTATTACACACCGAGCGTGAACAGCATTTGGACTGCGCCGTACGCAGTTCAATCGCTCTATCAATTTGACAGAGGGAACGTGATTGTTCCTGAAACCACCATCCTGTCGGATATCCAAGACAATCGGTTAGCACAGGTGAGCTACGTGATCCCGAGCAACCAAAACTCGGACCATCCAGGCCAGGGAACGGGAGGGCCGACTTGGGTTGCTTCGGTGGTCAACGCGCTCGGGAATTCGCGGTATTGGAACGAGTGCGCGATCATCGTGGTGTGGGATGATTGGGGCGGCTGGTACGATCACGTCGCCTACGCGCATCCGTCCGGCAAACCTACCGACCCGTATGAGTACGGCTTGCGAGTTCCGCTGTTGGCGATAGGCCCATTCGCGAGGTCCAATTTCGTGGACCACACGCAACGCGACTTCAGCGCGATTCCGCACTTCATCGAGGACGTGTACGGGTTAAACTCGCTTAGTCAGTTGGACGCGCAAACCGACGACCTGTTCAGCCTCTTCAATTTCCAAGGTGGACACGGACACGCGAGAACGTTTACGCCGATTCCAACCGGAAACGTGACGATCAAAGGGCTGATCAACCGTCCGCCCGATTCGACGCCGATCGACAACGACTAGCGCGAACTCGACAAACTAAAGAGCCGGCCGCGATCTCTCGCGGCCGGCTCTTTCTTAGTAATCCGGCGCCTTCCTACTCTCCCAACAACCCTGCGGTTGCAGTACCATCGGCGTTAGTGGGCTTAACTGCCGTGTTCGGAATGGGAACGGGTGTGGCCCCACCACCATCGGCACCGGAAACTTTGCAGCGAGCATTGCATGCTCCCTGAAAGCTGCATAGCGGGAAATCGTTTCGAGTGTGGTGTGTATCTTGCAACTTCATTCGCAACTATGATGATTGCGAGTGAATAACTCTCCGACTGATTAGTACCGGTCAGCTGCACGCATTACTGCGCTTCTACCTCCGGCCTATTAACCTGGTGGTCTACCAGGAGTCTTCACCTTGCGGTTCCAGACCTTATCTTGGAGTCTGCTTCACGCTTAGATGCTTTCAGCGTTTATCAGATCCGAACGTGGCTACCCGGCTCTGCCACTGGCGTGACAACCGGTTCACTAGCGGTTCGTCCAACCCGGTCCTCTCGTACTAGGGTCAGCGCTCCTCAAGTCTGTGACGCCCACAGCGGATAGGGACCGAACTGTCTCACGCATGTTATTTCCGTCATTCCTGACGGCATAGACTATATCTTCATCCCGTTTCCGGGAGTCGGCGTGTGATCGTGGTGGTAAATTTGCCGCCTTACAGCGACAGTCACACATGATCTCGAGGCGTTCCCGCCTCTCAGTCGTTACAGGGATCGATCATTCCGTGCGTTTCCGTGTAGGAAATTGATCGATCTTCCCTCGGTATTACCCCGCAAGCTTCGGTCAAAGCTTGCGTCGGGTTTCACCGATATAGCCGATGTTCATCCTCCAATTGCTCGGAGGAGACGCAGTGTATTATTCTACGTTCTGAACCCAGATCGCGTACCGCTTTAATTGGCGAACAGCCAAACCCTTGGGACCTACTACAGCCCCAGGATGCGACGATCCGACATCGAGGTGCCAAACCTCCCCGTCGATGTGGCAATCTGCAATCACTTGCAGCTTAGACTATACCTTCATCTCTTTCGAGATGGTGACGTATTATGAAAGCGATAGATTTGCGCCGGTATGCGCAGCACTTCCATCTCTCGCACCTGCGAGAAGTCGTTACGGGGGAAGTTTGCATAGCATGCACGCGGCGTTTGACACGCCGAATGCGAAGCTCGACAAGACCTTGCGTTAACAAGATCATGCGACAAACTTCCTTCCCTCGGTATTGCCCCACCCTGTGGGGTTCCACCGATATGAGTCACGGTTGCCCATTCGATCGCTCGAATGGCGAGCCCAATTGACTCTTGGGGGAGATAAGCCTGTTATCCCCGGGGTAGCTTTTATCCGTTAAGCGACGGCTCTTCCATACAACACCGTCGGATCACTTAGCCCGACTTTCGTCCCTGCTCGACATGTACGTCTCGCAGTTAAGCCAACTTCTGCCT
This sequence is a window from Candidatus Eremiobacteraceae bacterium. Protein-coding genes within it:
- a CDS encoding alkaline phosphatase family protein; translation: MVQENRSVDNLFQTQPGVDTQNFGIDSHNNRIPLKEIKLGTAFSCAHTHAAFVTEVTAGFDLADCGAKAPVDAAFSYVDPSTITQYTALASQYAFADHVLQSNEGPSLPAHLYLIAATSGSQGSQFNISENDGSPAGCNAPAGKTVPTIDMTSSFPGVENNPIFPCINPLTIFNELDRARISWKYYTPSVNSIWTAPYAVQSLYQFDRGNVIVPETTILSDIQDNRLAQVSYVIPSNQNSDHPGQGTGGPTWVASVVNALGNSRYWNECAIIVVWDDWGGWYDHVAYAHPSGKPTDPYEYGLRVPLLAIGPFARSNFVDHTQRDFSAIPHFIEDVYGLNSLSQLDAQTDDLFSLFNFQGGHGHARTFTPIPTGNVTIKGLINRPPDSTPIDND